A single region of the Oenococcus kitaharae DSM 17330 genome encodes:
- a CDS encoding PTS system mannose/fructose/sorbose family transporter subunit IID: protein MADEKKVHLTKRDRLAVAWRSTFIQGSWNYERMQNGGWVFSLIPAIKKLYPNKDDRIAALKRHLEFFNTHPYLASPVIGVTLALEEDRANGAAVDDVAIQGVKVGMMGPLAGVGDPVFWYTVRPILGALGASLALSGNILGPILFFVLWNIIRWGFMWYTQEFGYRAGSRITEDLSGGLLQDVTKGASIMGMFVLAALVQRWVSIRFTPVVSNVRLAKGAYIDWTKIPLTHNGLQEAFTQYQSGLALSATRVTTLQNNLDSLIPGLAALLLTFFCMWLLKKKVSPIIIIIGIFVFGIVAHVLNIL from the coding sequence ATGGCAGATGAAAAAAAGGTTCATTTAACTAAGAGAGACCGTTTAGCTGTTGCTTGGCGTTCCACCTTTATCCAAGGGTCATGGAATTATGAGCGTATGCAAAACGGCGGCTGGGTATTTTCCTTAATCCCAGCTATCAAGAAATTATATCCAAATAAAGATGATCGGATAGCCGCCCTGAAGCGGCACCTTGAATTCTTTAACACTCACCCTTATCTGGCTTCACCAGTTATCGGTGTGACTTTGGCCTTGGAAGAGGACCGTGCGAACGGTGCAGCTGTTGATGATGTTGCCATTCAAGGTGTTAAAGTCGGCATGATGGGTCCGCTGGCTGGTGTCGGTGATCCAGTCTTTTGGTACACGGTTCGTCCTATCTTAGGTGCTTTAGGTGCTTCATTAGCTTTAAGCGGTAATATTCTTGGACCAATCTTGTTCTTTGTTCTTTGGAACATTATTCGTTGGGGATTTATGTGGTATACCCAGGAATTTGGTTATCGGGCCGGGTCTCGAATTACAGAAGACCTTTCCGGCGGTTTGCTGCAGGATGTGACAAAGGGCGCTTCAATCATGGGTATGTTTGTTCTGGCAGCCTTGGTACAGCGCTGGGTTTCAATTCGATTTACGCCAGTCGTTTCTAATGTGCGTTTAGCTAAAGGTGCTTACATTGATTGGACCAAGATTCCTTTGACCCACAACGGATTGCAGGAAGCTTTCACTCAATATCAGAGCGGTTTGGCGCTGAGTGCAACACGTGTTACCACCTTGCAGAATAACTTGGATTCTTTGATTCCAGGACTGGCAGCTTTATTGCTGACTTTCTTCTGCATGTGGCTATTAAAGAAAAAGGTTTCGCCAATTATCATTATTATTGGTATCTTCGTCTTTGGTATTGTGGCTCACGTATTGAATATCTTGTAA
- a CDS encoding PTS mannose/fructose/sorbose transporter subunit IIC codes for MSVISMILVVIVAFFAGMEGILDEFEFHQPLVACTLIGLVTGDLVPCIMLGGSLQLIALGWANIGAAVAPDAALASVASSIILVLGGQGTKGVSSAIGLAIPLAVAGLFLTMVARTLAVPIIHIMDRAADRGDIGSIDLWHIIAICMQGLRIAIPAALLLFIPASAVRGVLSAMPAWLNAGMTIGGGMVVAVGYAMVINMMSSREVWPFFILGFVIATVTNLTLIAIGAIGISLALIYLDLSKKGSSSNGGGSSNAGDPIDNILNDY; via the coding sequence ATGTCAGTCATATCAATGATTTTAGTTGTCATAGTTGCCTTCTTTGCTGGTATGGAAGGTATCCTAGACGAGTTTGAGTTTCATCAGCCCTTGGTCGCTTGTACATTGATCGGGCTCGTTACCGGTGATTTGGTTCCATGTATCATGTTAGGCGGATCCTTGCAGTTGATTGCTTTGGGCTGGGCTAACATTGGTGCCGCAGTTGCCCCTGATGCCGCTCTGGCCTCAGTTGCTTCATCAATTATTCTGGTTTTGGGTGGACAAGGAACTAAGGGTGTTTCTTCTGCGATCGGCCTAGCGATTCCGCTGGCTGTTGCTGGCTTGTTCCTAACAATGGTCGCACGTACCTTAGCCGTACCGATTATCCATATCATGGACCGGGCCGCGGATCGTGGTGATATTGGGAGTATTGATCTCTGGCATATTATTGCGATCTGCATGCAGGGCCTGCGTATAGCAATTCCCGCTGCACTATTGCTCTTCATTCCGGCTAGCGCCGTTAGAGGTGTCTTAAGTGCGATGCCTGCATGGCTGAACGCCGGTATGACAATCGGTGGTGGCATGGTTGTGGCTGTTGGTTATGCAATGGTTATCAACATGATGTCCAGCCGCGAAGTTTGGCCATTCTTTATTCTCGGTTTTGTTATTGCAACCGTCACAAATCTGACTTTGATTGCGATTGGTGCTATTGGTATCTCGCTTGCCTTGATCTATCTTGATCTTTCTAAAAAAGGCAGTTCGTCAAATGGCGGTGGCAGCAGCAATGCTGGTGATCCGATTGACAATATCTTGAATGATTACTGA
- a CDS encoding mannose/fructose/sorbose PTS transporter subunit IIA, translating to MVGIVIASHGEFAKGILQSGSMIFGEQKEVTAVTFMPNEGPEDLRKHLEAAIAGFGSDDEVLFLIDLWGGSPFNQSNAIYEEHKDKMAIVTGLNLPMLIEAYSSRLSLNSAHEIAAHILGEGRAGVRIKPESLAGNDTGNASQPKPAPAMVAQGNGQLKISLARLDSRLLHGQVATAWSKSVHPTRIVVVSDAVAKDQLRKSLITEAAPPEVKANVIPIEKLIEIWHDPRFGNQRFLLLFETPQDVARAVDGGVKIPELNIGSLAHSEGKTMINNVLAVDENDVKTFEHLRDEGVKFDVRKVPADNSQDLMPMIKKAGFQLDDTKEKE from the coding sequence ATGGTTGGAATAGTCATCGCAAGTCATGGCGAATTTGCCAAGGGTATTCTTCAGTCGGGGTCTATGATTTTCGGAGAGCAAAAAGAAGTAACTGCTGTTACTTTTATGCCCAATGAAGGGCCGGAAGACTTAAGAAAACATTTGGAAGCTGCCATTGCCGGCTTTGGGAGTGACGATGAAGTTCTGTTCCTGATTGATCTTTGGGGAGGCTCTCCATTCAATCAATCGAATGCTATTTACGAAGAACACAAGGATAAGATGGCGATTGTCACCGGTTTGAATTTGCCGATGCTGATTGAAGCTTACTCTTCGCGTTTGAGTTTAAATAGCGCTCACGAGATTGCAGCTCACATCCTTGGTGAAGGCCGGGCTGGTGTTCGTATCAAGCCTGAGAGCTTGGCTGGGAATGATACTGGAAACGCATCTCAGCCCAAACCGGCACCAGCAATGGTTGCTCAAGGCAATGGGCAATTGAAGATCAGTCTTGCTCGGTTGGATTCTCGCCTGCTGCACGGACAAGTGGCGACTGCTTGGTCTAAGTCGGTTCATCCGACACGGATTGTCGTTGTCTCTGATGCGGTAGCCAAGGACCAATTAAGGAAGTCGCTCATCACAGAAGCGGCTCCCCCGGAAGTCAAAGCCAATGTTATACCGATTGAGAAATTGATAGAGATTTGGCATGATCCAAGGTTTGGTAATCAGCGTTTCCTGCTTCTTTTTGAAACACCACAAGATGTTGCCCGCGCGGTAGATGGCGGTGTCAAAATACCTGAGTTGAACATTGGTTCGTTAGCCCATTCAGAAGGCAAGACCATGATCAACAATGTGTTGGCCGTTGATGAAAATGATGTCAAGACTTTTGAACATCTGCGTGATGAGGGTGTCAAGTTTGATGTTCGGAAGGTGCCTGCAGATAACAGTCAGGATCTGATGCCAATGATTAAAAAAGCCGGATTCCAGCTGGATGACACGAAGGAGAAAGAGTAA
- a CDS encoding APC family permease, translating into MLKYLKRVLIGKPLKTNDTGSQSLNVFKALALLSSDALSSIAYGTEMITTALLAGGAAALWLQLPIAGLVLLLLGAIALSYVMIIHAYPSGGGAYAVASQNWGSWTGLVAGGSLLVDYMLTVAVSAASATDAISSAIPEVRHLSLLISIIIVILLMLMNLRGLSESANFLMIPVYFFIVAMFAMLAIGFVRIGLGQIVYQAPTMAEKIAPTMSVGFILFMRAFSSGSSSLTGVEAISNSVPNFHSPKERNASKTLVILVIVLGLFFVSVTFFSYFLGIVPNGQTTVMAQIAGSIFGAGGIGFYLFQLSTALILTVAANTGFSAFPMLAYNMANDKFMPHLFKDRGDRLGYSNGIVSLSIGAIVLLLVFKGKVEALIPLYAVGVFVPFTLSQSGMIIHWWRARGRLWIFKAFVNFIGALISLVLVISMFALHFGGVWPYLIIMPILLHFFNDVHSHYVSIAKQLKLTPSTARLHRHNYDGAMVIVFMGNVTWVTISAMDYAKSIGDEVIGMHVSFDTNIKKEKETAEEFEKYFPGIRYVDIHSSYRSVIQPAREFIDSMSKQAAKRNWSLTIMVPQFVPKHWWQNAMHNQTAFRLRSAFISRDDITISSYYYHLRD; encoded by the coding sequence ATGTTGAAGTATTTGAAGAGAGTACTGATCGGGAAGCCATTAAAGACTAACGATACAGGCTCTCAAAGTCTGAATGTATTTAAGGCATTGGCGCTCTTGTCGTCTGATGCACTATCATCCATTGCATATGGAACTGAAATGATTACCACGGCCTTGCTTGCCGGTGGCGCGGCGGCTTTGTGGCTGCAGTTGCCAATCGCGGGCTTGGTTCTTTTACTATTGGGTGCGATTGCACTTTCTTATGTGATGATCATCCACGCTTATCCGTCAGGTGGCGGTGCTTATGCCGTGGCTTCTCAAAATTGGGGCTCTTGGACCGGCTTAGTTGCCGGTGGATCCTTATTAGTCGATTATATGCTGACTGTGGCTGTATCGGCCGCTTCAGCCACTGATGCCATCTCTTCAGCGATTCCAGAAGTGCGGCATCTTTCTTTACTGATTTCTATTATCATTGTCATCCTTCTAATGCTGATGAATCTGCGTGGATTGAGCGAATCTGCTAATTTTTTGATGATACCGGTATATTTCTTTATTGTGGCCATGTTCGCAATGTTAGCTATCGGTTTTGTACGGATTGGCCTGGGCCAAATTGTTTATCAAGCACCTACAATGGCTGAAAAAATAGCACCAACCATGAGCGTGGGCTTCATTTTGTTTATGCGGGCATTCTCCTCTGGTTCTTCGTCATTAACAGGTGTGGAAGCTATATCGAATTCAGTTCCGAATTTTCATAGTCCAAAGGAACGTAACGCGTCAAAGACATTGGTTATTCTTGTCATCGTGTTAGGGCTATTCTTTGTTTCTGTGACATTCTTCAGTTATTTTTTGGGAATTGTGCCTAATGGCCAAACAACTGTCATGGCGCAAATCGCCGGTAGTATCTTTGGAGCGGGCGGAATTGGCTTTTATCTTTTCCAACTATCAACTGCGCTTATCCTGACTGTGGCCGCGAATACGGGTTTTTCGGCCTTTCCGATGCTGGCCTATAATATGGCCAACGATAAATTTATGCCTCATTTGTTTAAAGACCGTGGTGATCGTCTCGGGTATTCTAATGGTATTGTGAGTTTGTCAATTGGTGCGATTGTCCTGCTGCTGGTATTTAAGGGCAAAGTAGAGGCTCTGATTCCTTTGTACGCAGTTGGTGTCTTCGTACCTTTCACTTTGAGCCAATCCGGCATGATTATTCACTGGTGGCGCGCACGCGGCCGACTGTGGATTTTTAAAGCGTTTGTTAACTTCATAGGTGCTTTGATCTCTTTGGTGCTGGTTATTTCGATGTTCGCACTGCATTTTGGTGGTGTTTGGCCTTACTTAATCATTATGCCAATACTTCTGCACTTCTTTAATGATGTACATTCACATTATGTTAGCATTGCTAAACAGTTGAAATTAACACCTTCTACAGCCCGCTTGCATCGACATAATTATGACGGTGCGATGGTGATTGTGTTTATGGGTAATGTTACGTGGGTCACAATTTCTGCTATGGATTATGCCAAGTCCATTGGGGACGAGGTTATCGGCATGCATGTCTCTTTTGATACAAATATCAAAAAAGAGAAAGAGACTGCCGAGGAATTTGAAAAGTATTTCCCGGGTATTCGTTATGTGGACATCCATTCCAGTTATCGCTCGGTCATTCAGCCTGCACGTGAATTCATTGACTCCATGAGCAAGCAGGCAGCCAAACGCAATTGGTCTTTGACGATTATGGTGCCGCAGTTTGTTCCCAAGCATTGGTGGCAGAATGCTATGCACAACCAGACTGCATTTAGGCTGAGAAGTGCTTTTATCTCTCGTGACGATATCACAATTTCTTCTTATTACTATCACCTCAGAGACTGA
- a CDS encoding peptidylprolyl isomerase, with amino-acid sequence MNKKNKILIILGSVLVAVFFIWESVAIYQQNRASEAASSSSSTAASDTSSSSSSALNAKYSKSELNNMALPQLTTTIGSGETKVTFETTAGTVVAKIFNKYAPLAAENFLTHAQEGYYNGLEFFRVYKDFMIQSGDPKNVGTGGQSIWASGAHKNAKIDAGTGFKNEISPNLYFIRGAIGMANAGTANTNGSQFFIEESSSNVQAQITDKNAYPTKIYDAYKNGGTPSLDGSYTVFGQVISGMNIVDQIAKADVTTNATTSEKTFPKNPIKITKVTVEESK; translated from the coding sequence ATGAATAAAAAAAATAAGATTTTAATTATTTTAGGATCGGTCCTAGTGGCGGTTTTCTTTATATGGGAAAGCGTTGCGATTTATCAGCAGAATCGTGCTAGTGAGGCTGCCTCATCTTCCAGTAGTACGGCAGCCAGTGATACCAGTTCTAGCAGCAGTAGTGCACTAAATGCGAAATATTCCAAAAGTGAGTTGAACAACATGGCTTTACCTCAATTAACAACAACAATCGGCAGCGGAGAAACAAAAGTTACTTTTGAAACCACAGCCGGAACGGTTGTAGCTAAAATTTTCAATAAATACGCGCCTTTGGCAGCGGAGAACTTTCTGACTCATGCTCAAGAGGGCTATTACAATGGATTGGAATTCTTCCGTGTCTATAAAGATTTTATGATTCAAAGTGGTGATCCGAAAAATGTTGGTACTGGCGGCCAATCGATCTGGGCCTCTGGTGCACACAAGAACGCTAAAATTGATGCTGGTACAGGGTTTAAAAACGAGATCAGCCCTAATTTATATTTCATTCGTGGTGCGATTGGTATGGCGAATGCCGGGACTGCTAATACGAATGGCTCACAGTTCTTTATTGAAGAGAGCAGCAGCAATGTACAGGCACAGATCACGGATAAAAATGCTTATCCGACTAAGATATATGATGCTTATAAAAATGGCGGCACACCGAGCTTGGATGGCAGTTATACAGTTTTTGGTCAGGTAATTTCCGGCATGAACATTGTTGATCAGATTGCTAAAGCGGATGTGACAACCAATGCCACAACTTCCGAAAAGACTTTCCCTAAGAACCCGATTAAAATCACTAAGGTCACAGTCGAAGAAAGTAAATAA
- a CDS encoding oligopeptide ABC transporter substrate-binding protein, with protein MKKISKWFAGTTAFATLAGSAVATVAPLTASAATKIKNPFPVTYKSSKKAIKGGTVKVAEVSDTPFVGQWVQALSQEATDADVEAPALESLFWTDSQFKFKKGGPANITFNNSNKTATITLRKNLRWSDGSQVTAKDVEYEYELIANPAYGSSRWTDSLADIVGLADYHAGKAKTISGITYPDGENGKVLRIQFKTMRPGFTQSGNGFFLESAEPYQYLKSVDPKKLVSDAKTTTRPLTTGPFRVKKIVPGESIAYERNPYYWGAKPKLNGVNVTIISTAQAVASMRSHQYDIYQQLGNDQYKQARRIKGYTITGNQALYFSALYFNLGHYDAKTSMNVTDRKTPLQKTDLRKAIGYARNTAQVLQKYNNGLSVPANTTVPPIFGKFWDSSVPGYAAAQNLKRANSLLTKAGFKWNSKKTFRIDPSTGKRLTLTYLARSGAANSEIIAQNYIQQWKKVGITVKLYKGKLTDFNTWVSMMTDPTADQSWDFTDGAWSTSSEPSQTDLFSATAPFNFGHFASKRLTSLLNATNNQKSLKASYRVKQFQKYQKYVYDTAFVIPTSYSINWIPNNNRIKTYSSAYGNNPGGTKGNSWATMQVVSKTLAKK; from the coding sequence ATGAAAAAAATTTCTAAATGGTTTGCCGGTACCACTGCATTCGCTACGTTAGCTGGATCAGCAGTTGCTACTGTTGCTCCACTAACCGCTAGTGCTGCTACCAAAATTAAAAATCCGTTCCCTGTGACCTATAAGAGCTCGAAAAAAGCAATTAAGGGCGGCACTGTTAAAGTAGCTGAGGTATCTGATACGCCCTTCGTTGGGCAGTGGGTTCAGGCACTTTCACAAGAGGCTACTGATGCCGATGTTGAGGCACCAGCTCTTGAATCATTGTTCTGGACTGATTCACAGTTCAAATTCAAAAAGGGCGGCCCTGCTAACATCACCTTCAACAACAGTAATAAGACTGCAACGATTACTTTGCGTAAAAATCTTCGATGGTCTGACGGTTCTCAAGTAACTGCCAAAGATGTCGAATATGAATATGAATTGATTGCAAATCCAGCCTATGGTTCATCTCGATGGACAGATTCTTTAGCTGATATTGTTGGTTTGGCTGATTATCATGCTGGTAAGGCAAAGACAATTTCTGGTATTACTTATCCAGATGGTGAAAATGGGAAAGTTTTGCGCATTCAGTTTAAGACGATGCGTCCTGGTTTTACTCAATCGGGAAATGGCTTTTTCTTGGAATCAGCTGAACCATATCAGTATTTGAAGTCAGTTGATCCTAAGAAACTAGTTTCTGATGCCAAGACGACTACACGCCCATTGACTACTGGACCTTTCCGTGTTAAGAAAATTGTTCCAGGTGAATCAATTGCTTACGAACGTAACCCATACTATTGGGGCGCTAAACCAAAGCTGAACGGTGTGAATGTTACTATCATTTCTACTGCTCAAGCTGTTGCATCTATGCGTTCACATCAATACGATATTTACCAACAATTGGGCAATGATCAGTATAAGCAGGCTCGCCGTATTAAGGGCTATACCATTACTGGAAATCAAGCGCTATACTTCTCAGCTTTGTACTTCAACTTGGGACATTATGATGCCAAGACAAGTATGAACGTCACCGACCGTAAGACGCCATTGCAAAAGACCGATCTGCGTAAGGCTATCGGTTATGCACGTAACACAGCTCAAGTTTTGCAGAAATATAACAATGGCTTGTCTGTTCCTGCTAACACGACTGTACCTCCTATTTTTGGTAAGTTCTGGGATTCTTCAGTTCCTGGATATGCCGCTGCTCAGAATTTGAAACGTGCTAACAGTCTTTTGACTAAAGCTGGCTTCAAATGGAACAGCAAGAAGACTTTCCGTATTGACCCATCTACTGGAAAGCGTTTGACTCTGACATACTTGGCACGTTCCGGTGCTGCCAATTCAGAAATCATTGCGCAGAACTACATCCAACAGTGGAAGAAGGTTGGTATTACCGTTAAGCTTTATAAGGGCAAACTGACTGATTTCAACACTTGGGTTTCGATGATGACTGATCCGACCGCTGATCAAAGCTGGGACTTCACCGATGGTGCATGGTCCACATCTTCTGAACCATCACAGACTGATCTCTTCTCCGCTACTGCACCATTCAACTTTGGCCATTTTGCTTCTAAGCGCTTGACTTCTTTGCTGAATGCTACTAACAACCAAAAGTCTTTGAAGGCTTCTTATCGTGTCAAGCAGTTCCAAAAGTATCAAAAGTATGTTTATGATACAGCTTTCGTTATTCCAACTTCTTATTCTATTAACTGGATTCCGAATAATAACCGTATTAAGACTTACTCTTCGGCATATGGTAACAACCCTGGTGGTACTAAGGGTAATTCTTGGGCGACTATGCAAGTTGTTTCTAAGACTCTTGCGAAAAAGTAA
- a CDS encoding ABC transporter permease, protein MAKAKKIEQSESQAHAHSFLKAAVREFKRDKIAMISFFFLVIVVFGVFIGSMFIPRDAFSNVDIMDTNLAPFTNGHILGTDDGGRDEFLLVVIAARNSLSISIPVTIVIMAVGIFLGLMSAYYGGFFDWIWMRITDYLSIVPTLMILLTLLTIINNYSIWTLVWVISLFSWIGSMRFFRALTFAERENDYVKASKLSGSSSLAIMWKQIFPNLSSQFYAQTALAFAGNIGLETGISYLGYGLPYTTPSLGTLVNKATDPEVMTQSPWMWLPASFLILALSVSLIFIGQALRRVADQRQSLA, encoded by the coding sequence ATGGCAAAAGCAAAAAAAATAGAACAATCAGAATCGCAAGCGCACGCTCACTCTTTTTTGAAAGCAGCTGTACGTGAATTTAAACGAGATAAGATCGCAATGATTAGCTTCTTTTTTCTCGTAATTGTTGTTTTCGGTGTCTTTATCGGATCAATGTTTATCCCAAGAGATGCTTTTTCAAATGTTGATATCATGGACACGAATCTTGCCCCATTCACAAATGGTCATATTTTGGGTACTGACGATGGGGGACGTGATGAATTTCTGTTGGTTGTCATCGCTGCTAGAAATTCGTTGTCAATTTCGATCCCTGTCACGATTGTGATCATGGCTGTTGGCATTTTTCTAGGATTAATGTCTGCCTACTATGGTGGTTTCTTTGATTGGATTTGGATGAGAATTACCGACTATCTGTCGATTGTCCCAACTCTGATGATCCTGCTGACTTTGTTAACGATCATCAATAACTATAGTATCTGGACTTTGGTTTGGGTGATCTCTCTATTTTCCTGGATTGGTTCCATGCGCTTTTTCAGAGCCTTGACTTTTGCCGAACGAGAGAACGACTATGTTAAAGCATCCAAGCTCAGCGGGTCGAGTTCGTTAGCTATTATGTGGAAACAGATTTTTCCTAATTTGAGTTCTCAGTTTTATGCACAAACCGCTTTGGCTTTCGCTGGCAATATTGGCTTGGAAACAGGTATTTCATACTTAGGCTATGGCTTGCCATACACAACGCCGTCTTTAGGAACCTTGGTTAATAAAGCGACTGATCCAGAGGTTATGACACAAAGCCCATGGATGTGGCTGCCAGCTTCCTTTTTGATTCTTGCGTTGTCTGTTTCACTGATCTTTATCGGTCAAGCATTGCGCCGTGTGGCTGATCAACGCCAATCTTTGGCTTGA
- a CDS encoding ABC transporter permease: MWKLILRRFLIMIPQLILMTILLFALAKMMPGDPFTGRFSAHTDIHTLLRLRREAGLDDPWPTQYFRWINNIFHGNLGNSFVLQKPVATLLGQRIQNTVWLGLLSLGLVYTIGIPTAVASATHEGSFRDRFWTTYNSITGGIPAFVIYIFMLFLFGFTLNWFPTTGSVSIDANGFWPVLGSRFYHLILPALSVALFSTVSLFNTLRTSLLDARSADYVRTARAKGVSNKRVFWRHIFRNSMLPVASTFGFDLVGIFSGAVILETVFGYPGMGRLFVQSITTRDYTTMNAIMLFSGTLTLIGSMLNDIIMSWVDPRIRIK; encoded by the coding sequence ATGTGGAAATTAATACTTCGTCGTTTTTTAATTATGATTCCACAATTAATTTTGATGACGATCCTGCTATTTGCACTTGCAAAGATGATGCCAGGAGACCCATTTACGGGACGTTTCTCAGCGCACACTGATATTCATACGCTATTAAGGCTTCGTCGGGAAGCAGGTTTGGACGATCCATGGCCAACACAATATTTTCGTTGGATTAATAATATTTTTCATGGTAATCTAGGAAATTCCTTTGTTTTGCAGAAGCCTGTCGCGACCTTACTGGGCCAAAGAATCCAGAATACCGTTTGGCTTGGCTTGTTGAGCTTAGGCCTAGTTTATACAATTGGTATTCCGACGGCCGTTGCTTCTGCGACCCATGAAGGATCTTTCAGAGACCGTTTCTGGACTACTTATAACTCAATTACAGGTGGTATCCCGGCATTCGTCATTTACATCTTTATGCTCTTCTTGTTTGGATTCACACTGAACTGGTTTCCTACGACGGGTTCTGTCAGCATCGATGCTAACGGTTTTTGGCCCGTATTGGGCAGCCGCTTTTATCATTTGATCCTGCCGGCGCTGTCAGTTGCTCTCTTCAGTACCGTCTCACTGTTCAATACCTTAAGGACCTCATTGCTTGATGCCCGCTCAGCTGATTATGTTCGGACAGCCAGAGCTAAGGGTGTTTCTAATAAACGTGTTTTCTGGCGTCATATTTTTAGAAATTCAATGCTCCCGGTTGCTTCTACCTTCGGTTTTGATCTTGTTGGGATTTTCTCCGGTGCGGTTATTCTGGAAACTGTTTTCGGTTATCCAGGCATGGGCAGGCTATTCGTTCAATCTATCACGACGCGTGATTATACAACAATGAATGCCATCATGCTGTTTTCTGGAACCTTGACGCTTATTGGATCCATGCTGAACGATATTATTATGTCTTGGGTTGATCCAAGAATCAGGATTAAATAA
- a CDS encoding ATP-binding cassette domain-containing protein: MTELLRIEDLKVHYPIRTGFWNRITDYVYAVDGVNFSINEGETYGLVGESGSGKTTIGSVIVGLEKATAGKVIYKGQDVTKASSRRKIHYNRDVQMIFQDSMSSLNPRKTVYQIIAEPLHNFEHLDNNAMDKRIKQLLDIVGLPQRTLYQYPFQFSGGQRQRIGIARAVATNPKLIVADEPVSALDLSVQAQVLNFMKDIQKEFNISYLFISHDLGVVRHMTKNIAIMHLGRFVEIGTRDDVFDDPQHIYTKRLLAAIPEMDVTNREQNKAHRLAIEKQYQDHHADYYDASGRPYPMRKLTDTHSVAMTREEAEAAGVASGKAEADALAKGGE; the protein is encoded by the coding sequence ATGACGGAATTATTGCGAATTGAAGACCTCAAAGTCCACTATCCGATTCGGACAGGTTTTTGGAATCGAATTACAGACTATGTTTATGCGGTTGATGGTGTTAATTTTTCAATCAATGAGGGTGAAACATATGGCTTGGTTGGCGAATCTGGTTCTGGTAAGACGACTATTGGATCGGTGATCGTTGGTTTAGAGAAAGCAACTGCTGGAAAAGTTATCTATAAGGGCCAGGATGTCACCAAAGCTTCGTCTCGGCGCAAGATACACTATAACCGAGATGTTCAAATGATTTTCCAGGATTCGATGTCTTCTTTGAACCCTAGAAAGACGGTTTATCAGATCATTGCTGAACCATTGCACAACTTTGAGCATTTGGATAACAATGCTATGGATAAACGTATCAAACAATTGCTTGATATTGTGGGCCTGCCGCAACGGACTTTATATCAGTATCCTTTCCAGTTTTCCGGCGGCCAGCGCCAAAGAATCGGTATTGCCCGAGCGGTTGCGACCAATCCCAAGCTCATTGTTGCTGATGAGCCAGTCTCGGCCTTGGATCTATCAGTCCAGGCTCAGGTATTGAATTTTATGAAGGACATTCAAAAAGAATTCAATATTTCCTATTTATTTATTAGCCATGATTTAGGCGTCGTTCGGCATATGACGAAAAATATTGCGATTATGCATTTGGGTCGTTTTGTTGAAATCGGTACTCGTGATGATGTTTTTGATGATCCACAGCACATTTATACAAAACGTCTATTGGCTGCGATTCCGGAAATGGATGTCACCAATCGTGAACAAAATAAAGCGCATCGTTTGGCAATTGAGAAGCAGTATCAGGACCACCATGCAGATTATTATGATGCCAGCGGCAGGCCGTATCCGATGCGCAAATTGACAGATACGCATTCTGTTGCGATGACGCGTGAAGAGGCCGAAGCGGCAGGTGTGGCTTCGGGCAAAGCTGAGGCTGATGCTTTGGCAAAGGGAGGAGAGTAA